In Rahnella sikkimica, the following are encoded in one genomic region:
- a CDS encoding DUF4060 family protein — translation MKRIIKGDKNLSHLVVAHAAIDSHEKAYGKRRQGWPSTYLIKYKDARVAVEVVTRRQSYVATLMIGARNLTKLCGMPA, via the coding sequence ATGAAGCGCATCATTAAAGGTGATAAAAATCTTTCCCATCTTGTAGTTGCTCATGCAGCTATCGACAGCCATGAAAAAGCCTACGGCAAACGTCGTCAGGGCTGGCCTTCTACCTACCTCATTAAATACAAAGATGCGCGTGTTGCGGTCGAAGTCGTGACCCGCAGACAATCCTATGTGGCCACTCTCATGATCGGTGCCAGGAATCTGACCAAACTTTGTGGTATGCCTGCCTGA